From one Streptomyces sp. CA-210063 genomic stretch:
- a CDS encoding pirin-like C-terminal cupin domain-containing protein codes for MPAEKKLTPSRYQDLTRAAMARVHAPGVSVDVHAGTVDGVTGAARTHHPVQGLVATLDPGSSYDLQVPAGHRLFAHVMNGRLLVGGRELHAGQTGWSDPVPAEAGGTATTSLRLAAVDPEQRARVMVYSGTPLREPVALGGPFVMNTKVEITKAFTDFHAGAFGPVPRLARLAYDR; via the coding sequence GTGCCCGCCGAGAAGAAGCTGACGCCCTCGCGCTACCAGGACCTCACCCGGGCCGCCATGGCCCGCGTGCACGCGCCGGGCGTCAGCGTCGACGTCCATGCGGGCACCGTCGACGGCGTCACGGGTGCGGCCAGGACCCATCACCCGGTGCAGGGCCTGGTCGCCACGCTCGACCCCGGCTCCTCCTACGACCTCCAAGTCCCCGCCGGACACCGCCTGTTCGCGCACGTCATGAACGGGCGCCTGCTGGTCGGCGGCCGGGAACTGCACGCCGGACAGACCGGCTGGTCCGACCCCGTCCCCGCCGAAGCGGGCGGTACGGCGACCACGTCACTGCGTCTCGCGGCCGTCGACCCCGAGCAGCGCGCCCGCGTGATGGTCTACAGCGGTACGCCGTTGCGTGAACCGGTCGCCCTCGGTGGCCCGTTCGTGATGAACACCAAGGTCGAGATCACGAAGGCGTTCACCGACTTCCACGCCGGAGCCTTCGGCCCGGTCCCGCGCCTGGCCCGCCTCGCCTACGACCGATGA
- a CDS encoding MarR family winged helix-turn-helix transcriptional regulator, producing the protein MSLADYEVLARLHDTPDHRLRARDLGASLAWEQSRLSHQLARMQRRGLVEREECETDRRGATFRLTPTGRTAIVRAAPSHVEAVRRLVFDALSPQQVTQLAEVTDGLLAHLRDTLRAGGESAPPKVTNHRS; encoded by the coding sequence ATCTCCCTCGCCGACTACGAAGTGCTCGCCCGCCTCCACGACACCCCCGACCACCGGCTGCGCGCCCGCGATCTCGGCGCCTCCCTGGCCTGGGAACAGAGCCGTCTGTCCCACCAGCTCGCCCGGATGCAGCGGCGGGGCCTGGTCGAACGGGAGGAGTGCGAGACCGACCGCCGCGGCGCCACCTTCCGTCTCACGCCCACCGGCCGGACCGCTATCGTGCGGGCCGCCCCCAGCCACGTCGAAGCAGTCCGCAGACTCGTCTTCGACGCCCTCTCACCACAGCAGGTCACCCAGCTGGCCGAGGTCACCGACGGCCTCCTCGCCCACCTTCGGGACACTCTCCGGGCGGGCGGGGAGAGCGCCCCGCCGAAGGTCACAAACCACCGAAGCTGA
- a CDS encoding FtsX-like permease family protein, with amino-acid sequence MRSPVLPLTWHLARSSGRRGLQSQLLAAGAAAVGSFLLLVMIAAALGAGSRADHTTWRTPDAVPAKWATAVQATTTTYVRHEPVTVVNLAQLPGRAATPAPPGLSGFPKQGEVYVSPALAELLHKLPAGQLADRFPRTKDYGTIGAAGLASPDELVAVVGRAPDDAAVSKAAGEQNYYDAGLTERAPVSGFSGTEASVFTGVDQGTVLLGVVLLVMPVVVLASAAGRLGAARREQRLAALRLAGATPRQILAMTAVEAAGVGAAGALAGALAYTALLPALAELPYGVGAWYTGQLWVGLPWLAAVVLAVTALITISAVTMLRQVATSPLGVAQQADPRRTRAIRLVLFVAVLLYIWATTGDSGQLTPRQLIALLVLFYGAFWLFGPWVVDRLGRIVGRRAKRPATLLAARRLSDDPRGAWRTVSGLVLAGFVAGFFSVSTLGSEGPSHQGQVAVITANAADARRTAAEARTTLREAGVTASVAVTSEDDYDSLLGGVTGVTARVSGGQERIDTAVTALTSLGSGRYPFTQEYVSASDDTVTARVAAVSTATLVLSFLVAAASAGLTAAANVLDRRRVYGLLRLSGTPLKVLDRARVRETVIPLAVLAGGTTAMGVFGAVQLNKAVGTTINTSGAVQLVICVVVGALAMFAAITGSRPLLRKVTAGPAQTAD; translated from the coding sequence ATGCGTTCCCCCGTCCTGCCCCTGACCTGGCACCTCGCCCGGTCCTCCGGCCGCCGCGGCCTGCAGTCCCAGCTGCTCGCGGCCGGAGCGGCCGCCGTCGGCTCGTTCCTCCTGCTGGTGATGATCGCCGCCGCCCTCGGCGCCGGCAGCCGCGCCGACCACACCACCTGGCGGACCCCCGACGCCGTACCGGCGAAGTGGGCGACGGCAGTCCAGGCCACGACCACGACGTACGTCCGCCACGAACCCGTCACCGTGGTGAACCTGGCCCAGCTGCCCGGCCGCGCGGCGACCCCCGCGCCGCCCGGCCTGAGCGGCTTCCCGAAGCAGGGCGAGGTGTACGTCTCCCCAGCCCTGGCCGAGCTGCTGCACAAACTCCCCGCCGGCCAACTCGCCGACCGCTTCCCGAGGACGAAGGACTACGGCACGATCGGCGCCGCCGGTCTCGCCTCGCCCGACGAACTGGTCGCGGTGGTCGGACGGGCGCCCGACGACGCGGCTGTCTCGAAGGCGGCCGGGGAGCAGAACTACTACGACGCGGGGTTGACGGAGCGCGCCCCGGTGTCCGGGTTCTCCGGCACCGAGGCGAGCGTGTTCACCGGCGTCGACCAGGGGACCGTGCTGCTGGGCGTGGTGCTCCTCGTCATGCCGGTCGTCGTGCTGGCCTCGGCCGCCGGACGGCTGGGCGCGGCCCGGCGCGAGCAGCGGCTCGCCGCGCTGCGGCTGGCCGGGGCGACCCCGCGGCAGATCCTCGCCATGACCGCCGTCGAGGCGGCGGGTGTCGGCGCGGCAGGGGCCCTGGCGGGCGCGCTCGCCTACACGGCGCTGCTGCCCGCCCTCGCCGAACTGCCGTACGGCGTCGGCGCCTGGTACACCGGCCAACTCTGGGTGGGACTGCCGTGGCTCGCGGCGGTGGTGCTGGCCGTCACCGCACTGATCACCATCAGCGCGGTGACGATGCTGCGCCAGGTGGCCACCTCGCCCCTGGGCGTGGCGCAGCAGGCCGACCCGCGCCGCACCCGAGCGATCCGCCTGGTGCTGTTCGTCGCGGTCCTGCTCTACATCTGGGCGACCACGGGCGACAGCGGCCAGCTGACGCCCCGGCAGCTGATCGCCCTCCTGGTGCTCTTCTACGGCGCGTTCTGGCTGTTCGGCCCCTGGGTCGTGGACCGGCTGGGCCGGATCGTGGGCCGCCGCGCCAAGCGTCCGGCCACGCTGCTGGCCGCGCGCCGGCTCAGCGACGACCCGCGCGGGGCCTGGCGCACCGTCAGCGGCCTGGTGCTCGCGGGCTTCGTGGCCGGGTTCTTCTCCGTCAGCACGCTGGGCTCGGAAGGCCCGAGTCACCAGGGCCAGGTCGCGGTGATCACCGCGAACGCCGCCGACGCCCGACGCACCGCGGCCGAGGCCCGTACGACGCTGCGCGAGGCGGGCGTCACGGCGAGCGTCGCCGTCACGAGTGAGGACGACTACGACAGCCTGCTGGGCGGTGTCACCGGCGTGACCGCCCGTGTCTCCGGCGGGCAGGAGCGCATCGACACCGCCGTCACCGCCCTGACGTCCCTCGGGTCGGGCAGGTACCCGTTCACCCAGGAGTACGTGTCCGCGTCGGACGACACGGTCACCGCCCGCGTCGCCGCCGTCAGCACCGCCACCCTGGTGCTGAGCTTCCTCGTCGCGGCCGCCTCCGCCGGCCTCACGGCCGCCGCGAACGTCCTCGACCGGCGCCGGGTGTACGGCCTGCTGCGGCTGTCCGGCACCCCGCTGAAGGTGCTGGACCGGGCCCGGGTCCGCGAGACCGTCATCCCGTTGGCCGTCCTGGCCGGCGGCACCACCGCGATGGGTGTCTTCGGCGCCGTGCAGCTCAACAAGGCGGTCGGCACCACGATCAACACCTCCGGTGCCGTGCAGCTGGTGATCTGCGTGGTCGTCGGCGCGCTGGCCATGTTCGCCGCGATCACCGGCAGCAGGCCGCTCCTGCGGAAGGTGACGGCGGGCCCGGCACAGACGGCGGACTGA